TTCGCAGGAATGCGAAATAGGACGGAATCGACAAAGTCGATTGTCGCCCGAAGGGGGCCGTGCAGGATGCGAGGCATCACGACGAATGCTTGAGTTGAGTTGAAGTCCCGAGGGATTTGAATCCAGCTCAAGACTGACTCAAGGGTCGGTTGCCGAAAGGCAGAGTTGTTTGACATTTAAATAGAAGGAATAGAGAAGGGTATCCACAGCGTTGAAGTGACGTTGTGGGATTAGCGAGGCAAGTTTTAGCGAAAATACTCTCGTGGGTCTGAAGTCAATGTAATTCATTGATGGAAGGCCAAGTTACAAAGGGTTGACGGTGGATGCCTTGGCAGATGACAGCGATGAAGGACGTGGTAAGCTGCGAAAAGTCTCGGGGAGTTGCACGCGAACGGTGATCCGGGAATGTCCGAATGGGGAAACCCAACTGGGTGAAAGCTCAGTTATCTCTCAGCTGAATTCATAGGCTTTGAGAAGCGAACGTGGGGAAGTGAACCATCTCAGTACCCACAGGAACAGAAAACAACAGTGATTCCGGTAGTAGCGGCGAGCGAAACCGGAAGAGCCCAAACCTCATACGTGTAAGCGGCAGGCGTTGCGTATGGGGGGTCGTGGGACCTACAGGTCAGGGCTGCCCCCTGGCACAGAGTTACAAAACCTCTAGTTAGCGGAACGGCATGGAAAGGCCGGCGATACAGGGTGATAGCCCCTTATGCGAAAGCTACGAGGACTCTGAGTGGTGTTCCCAAGTATGTCGGGGCACGAGAAACCTTGACAGAATTTGCCGCGACCATGCGGTAAGGCTAAATATGTTCATCTGACCGATAGTGAACCAGTACCGTGAGGGAAAGGCGAAAAGAACCCCGATGAGGGGAGTGAAATAGAACCTGAAACCGTCAATCTACAAGCAGTGGAACCCCTATGGTTTACCAGGGGAACCGCGTGCCTTTTGCATAATGAGCCGGCTAGTTATTTTCAGTGGCGAGGCGAAGCCGATGAGGCGAAGCCGTAGGGAAACCGAGTCTGAATAGGGCGACCAGTCGCTGGAAATAGACGCGAAACGGGATGATCTATCCTTGACCAGGATGAAGTCCGGGTGACACCGGATGGAGGTCCGAACCAGTGTGGGTTGAAAACCGCTTGGATGAGTTGAGGATAGGGGTGAAAGGCCAATCAAATTCCGTGATAGCTCGTTCTCTCCGAAATAGCTTTAGGGCTAGCGTCGGATGTTTCGTCGTGCAGGTAGAGACCTGAATGGACTAGGGGGCTTACCAGCTTACTGAATCCAACCAATCTTCGAATGGCACGCCGTGAAGTCCGGCAGTCAGACTGCGGGTGATAAGATCCGTAGTCGAGAGGGAAAGAACCCAGATCGCCAGCTAAGGTCCCAAAATACATGCTAAGTGGAAAAGGATGTGGATGTGCTTAGACAGCCAGGAGGTTAGCTTAGAAGCAGCTATCCTTTAAAGAAAGCGTAATAGCTCACTGGTCAAGCGGGTCTGTGCCGACAATTCAACGGGGCTAAAGCATGTTACCGAAGCTGCGAACGTAAGTGGTAGGGGAGCATTCCCTACGTCTGTGAAGGTTGACCGTAAGGACAGCTGGAGACATGGGAAGAGACTCTGTCGGCATAAGTAGCGTAAAGACGGGCGAGAACCCCGTCCGCCGTAAGACTAAGGTTTCCAACGCAAGGTCAATCCGCGTTGGGTTAGTCGGACCCTAAGCTGAGGCCGAAAGGCGTAAGCGATGGAAGGCTGGTTAATATTCCAGCACCATGAGCATCTCGTTTGTACGATGCAGGGACGCAGGAAGGTAGGGACGCAGAGCTATGGAATGTTCTGCGAAAGGATCCAAGGGTGGCGCTTAGGGAAGTCCGGGTGCCATGAGCTCAAGGTTTCTGACGAAAAGTCCTGATCCTACACTGCCGAGAAAAGCTGCTAAGGAGAGGTGCTTGTGTCCGTACCGCAAACCGACACAGGTAGTCGAGGAGAGAATCCTCAGGCGTTTGAGAGAACTCTGCTGAAGGAACTCGGCAAATTAACCCCGTAACTTCGGGAGAAGGGGTACCACGGTAGGGTTCATAGCCCGAGGTGGTGGCACATAAATGTTCCAGGCGACTGTTTAACAAAAACACAGGTCTCTGCAAACTCCAAAGAGGAGGTATAGGGGCTGACGCCTGCCCGGTGCCGGAAGGTCAAGAGGAGCGGTCAGCGCAAGCGAAGCTGCGAATTTAAGCCCCGGTGAACGGCGGCCGTAACTATAACGGTCCTAAGGTAGCGAAATTCCTTGTCGGGTAAGTTCCGACCTGCACGAATGGCGTAACGATCTGGAAACTGTCTCCAGCAGAGACTCAGCGAACTTGTAGCACCGGTGAAGATGCCGGTTACCCGCACTTAGACGGAAAGACCCCGTGCACCTTTACTACACCTTGACATTGAGGTTGGCGTTGGACTGTGCAGGATAGGTGGGAGACTATGAAACTGGCTCGTTAGGGTCGGTGGAGTCACCCTTGAGATACCACCCTGTTTAACGCTGATCTCTAACTCGCACCCGTGATCCGGGTGGAAGACAATGTCAGGCGGGTAGTTTGACTGGGGCGGTCGCCTCCTAAAGCGTAACGGAGGCGTACGAAGGTTCCCTCAGGCTGTTTGGAAATCAGCCGCAGAGCGCAATAGTATAAGGGAGCTTGACTGCGAGTCAGACACGACGAGCAGGTGCGAAAGCAGGTTATAGTGATCCGGTGGTCCCGAATGGAAGGGCCATCGCTCAACGGATAAAAGGTACGCCGGGGATAACAGGCTGATCTTGCCCAAGAGTTCATATCGACGGCAAGGTTTGGCACCTCGATGTCGACTCATCACATCCTGGGGCTGAAGCAGGTCCCAAGGGTTCGGCTGTTCGCCGATCAATAGTGGTACGTGAGTTGGGTTCAGAACGTCGCGAGACAGTTCGGTCCCTATCTAGTGTGGGCGCAGGAGATTTGAGAGGACCTGTCCTTAGTACGAGAGGACCGGGATGGACTGACCTCTGGTGTTCCAGTTGTGCCTCCAGGTGCAATGCTGGGTAGCTATGTCGGGAAGTGAGAAGCGCTGAAAGCATCTAAGCGCGAAACACCCCTCAAGATGAGATCTCCCTATGAGACCCGTGGAAGACCACCACGTTGATAGGTCGCATGTGTAAGGCCGGTAACGGCTTAAGCTGAGCGATACTAATCGGTCCACAGACTTGACCTTTCATCAATCAATTACATACTTAATACCCACGAACGCGCCAAAAGGCGCCTCGCTAAATCCCTTCTCACTCTTTCTAAGCCTTCGTCGTGGCTTTTCCCCAAGTGTCACACCCGTTCCCATCCCGAACACGGCAGTTAAGACTTGGAGGGCCGATGATACTGCGCATCACATGCGTGGAAAAGTAGGTCGCTGCGACGTTAAATCGAACGGGTCACCCCTCACCGGGTGGCCCGTTTTTGCGTACCCGTTCCCCGTATCTACAGGGATTTTAGGCCCCACGCCGGATACACTGATGGTTCCGCGTGGAGGATAACAATGGGTAAAGGTGTTTACACCTTTGGTGGGAACCGTAATGAGGGGAGCGCTTCCATGCGCAATCTCCTCGGTGGAAAGGGCTGTAATCTTGCCGAAATGGCGGGGCTTGGCATTCCCGTTCCACCTGGATTCACGCTCACCACCGAACAGTGTGGCGCTTATTACACCAACGACCGTCAGCTTGCCGAAGGGCTCAAGACGGAAGTGCTGGAGGCCCTGAAGTGGCTTGAAGGGGTGCGGGGTTGCGGCTTCGGTTCCACCGAAAACCCGCTCCTGCTCTCGGTGCGCTCGGGTGCGCGCGTGTCCATGCCTGGCATGATGGATACCGTTCTCAACCTGGGCCTGAACGATCAGACGGTCGCGGCGTTGGAGCGCGCCAGCGGCAACCCGCGGTTCGCCTGGGATTCCTACCGACGCTTCATCACGATGTACAGCAACGTGGTGCTGAACGTGGAGCACGCCCTTTTCGAGGCGGAACTGGAGCGCGCCAAGGAACGGCTCGGCAAGCACGAGGATACCGAACTCACGGCGGAAGATTGGCGGGGCATGGTGGCCGCCTTCAAGGACATCGTTCACGAGGAAACGGGCCACGCCTTCCCGCAGGACCCCATGGAGCAGCTGTGGGGCGCCATCCGTGCGGTGTTCGAAAGCTGGAACACAGGGCGCGCCATCACCTACCGGCGACTGAATCGCATTCCCGATGACTGGGGCACAGGCGTCAACGTGCAGAGCATGGTCTTCGGCAACATGGGGGATGACTGCGGCACTGGCGTGGCCTTCACCCGCGATCCCGCCACGGGGGAGCGGCTGTTCTACGGCGAATACCTGATCAATGCCCAGGGCGAGGACGTGGTGGCGGGCATCCGCACGCCCCAGCCCATCACCCGATCACAGGCCGCGGGCACTGGCCTGAAGAGCCTCGAAGAGGCCATGCCCACTTCATTCAAAGAGCTGGATGCCACCTGCCAAAGGTTGGAACAGCACTTCAAGGACATGCAGGACATCGAGTTCACCATCGAGCGTGGCAAGCTCTACCTGCTGCAGACCCGCAACGGCAAGCGCACCGCCATGGCCGGCATCCGCATCGCCATCGACCTGGTGGATGAGGGCCTCATCGACAGCGGCACCGCCCTGAAGCGCATCGATGCGGACAGCCTTTCTCAGCTGCTGGCCCCGGTTTTCGACCCCAGAGAAAAGGACCGTCTGCGGAAGGAAGGCAAGCTGCTGACCAAGGGCCTGAATGCGGGCCCAGGCGCCGCCACCGGGCGCATTGCCCTCACAGCGGAGCAGGCCGAGAAGATGGCCGAAGAAGGTCCAGTGGTGCTGGTGCGCGTGGAGACCAGCCCCGAGGACATCTCGGGCATGGTGGCTTCCCAGGGCATTCTCACGGCCCGCGGTGGCATGACCAGCCACGCCGCTGTGGTGGCCCGAGGCATGGGCAAACCCTGCGTCTGCGGTGCCTCCGCCGTGCAGATCGACCTGGCCCGCGGCCTCGTGAAGGTGGGTGAGCACGAGTTGAAGGCTGGCCAGGATTGGATCTCCATGGATGGCTCCACGGGAGAGGTGTTCATCGGCAAGCTGAGTGCCCATCCTTCCGAGGTCAATCAGGTGCTGGTGGACGGAAGGCTGAAGGCGGACGAGAGCGAACTCTACCAGCGCTTCGCGAAGATCATGGCCTGGAGTCACAAGGCCAAGCGCATGAAGGTACGCACCAACGCAGACACGCCCCATGATGCGGCCGTGGCTCGCGCCTTTGGCGCCGAGGGCATCGGCCTCTGCCGCACCGAGCACATGTTCTTCGAGGGCGACCGCATCATCGCCGTCCGCGAGATGATCCTCGCTTCGGACATCGAGGGCCGCAAGAAGGCTCTGGCCAAGCTCCTGCCCATGCAGCGCGAGGATTTTGAAGGCATCTTCACGGCCATGAATGGCCTGCCCGTGAACATCCGCTTGCTGGATCCTCCGTTGCACGAATTCCTGCCGCAGGATGAGCCCGGTCAGCGCGAGATGGCCGAGGTCCTGGGTGTGGATCTGGGCACGGTCGAGCGTCGTGTGGCCCAGCTGCACGAGTTCAATCCCATGATGGGGCACCGGGGTTGCCGTCTCGGCATCACCTTCCCTGAGATCATCCGAATGCAGGTGCGGGCCATCACCGAGGCTGCGCTCAATGTGGCCGCGAAGGGCGTCAAGGCTCTGCCGGAGATCATGGTCCCCCTCATCGGCACCGTGCGCGAGCTCGCCTACACCAAGAATGAGATGCTTGATGAGATCGCCCAGGTGAACAAGGAGCGGGGCACCCAGTTCGCCTGCCCCATTGGCACCATGATCGAGATTCCCCGGGCGGCCATCACCGCCGATAAGATCGCCCAGGAGGCCGAATTCTTCAGCTTTGGCACCAACGACCTCACGCAGATGGGTTTCGGCTTCAGCCGGGACGACGCGGGCACCTTCCTGCCCGAGTACGTGGGCAAGAAGATTCTGGAGGATGATCCCTTCCAGAGCCTGGACCAGGAGGGCATCGGGGAGTTGGTGCGCATCGCCTGCGACAAGGGCCGGGCCAGCCGACCCGGCATCAAGCTGGGTGTCTGCGGCGAGCACGGCGGCGACCCCCGCAGCGTGGTGTTCTTCCACGGGGTGGGCCTGAACTACGTCAGCTGCAGCCCCTACCGGGTGCCCATCGCCACCCTGGCCGCAGCCCAGGCGGCCCTCTCCTAGATCCCTGAATCAGTTATCCTGTTAAGGCCGCGCACCGCGCGGCCTTTTTGTCGGATGCAGCCATGGCCAAGACCGTCAGCGATCAGCCCGAGATCATCTATTCGATGATGCGGGTCAGCAAAATCTACAACAACAAACCCGTCATCAAGGACATCTCCCTAAGCTACTTCTACGGGGCCAAGATCGGCGTGCTGGGCCTCAACGGCTCGGGCAAGAGCACCGTGCTGCGCATCATGGCGGGCGTCGATCACGACTTCAACGGCGAGGCCGTGCTCAGCAAGGGCTACACCACAGGCATCCTCGACCAGGAGCCCCAGCTCGATCCGAACAAGACCGTGCGCGAGATCGTCGAAGAAGGCGCGGCCGAGCAGGTGGCCTGGATGAAGGAGTACAACGAGATCGGGGACAAGTTCGCCGATCCCGATGCCGACATGGATGCGCTGCTGGCGAGGCAGGGCGAGCTGCAGGAGAAGATCGACGCCCACGACTGCTGGGACCTCGACTCGCGGCTGGAGCAGGCCATGGACGCCCTCCGCTGCCCCGATCCCGACACCAAGATCAGCGTGCTCTCCGGCGGCGAACGCCGCCGCGTGGCCCTGTGCCGCCTTCTCCTTCAGAAGCCCGACATCCTCTTGCTGGACGAGCCCACCAACCACCTGGACGCCGAGACGGTGGCGTGGCTGGAGAAGCACCTGCAGGACTATGCGGGCACGGTCATCGCGGTGACCCACGACCGCTACTTCCTGGATCACGTGGCCGAGTGGATTCTCGAACTGGACCGCGGCGAAGGCATCCCCTGGAAAGGCAACTACTCCAGCTGGCTGGAGCAGAAGCAGAACCGCCTGGCCCGCGAGGAGAAGTCCGACCAGAAGCGCCAGAAGACCCTGGAACGCGAGCTGGAGTGGATCCGCATGTCCCCCAAGGGGCAGCACGCCAAGAGCAAGGATCGCATCGCCAACTACGAGCGCCTGGCGGGCGAGGAAGGTCGCCAGAAGGAGCAGGAACTGGAGATCTACATCCCCAGCGGCCCGCGCCTGGGCGACCTCGTGGCCGAGTTGAACGGGGTGTCCAAGTCCTATGGCGACCGCGTACTCTTCGAGAACCTGAGCTTCGCCATTCCACGTGCCGGCATCCTCGGCGTCATCGGCCCCAACGGCGCCGGCAAGTCCACGCTGCTGCGCCTGCTGACGGGCCAGGAGCAACCGGATGCCGGCAGCATCCGCCTGGGCGAGACCGTGCGCATGGCCTACGTGGATCAGCTTCGCGCCAATCTCAACCTGGAGAAAAATGTCTTCGAGGCTGTCTCTGGCGGCTACGAGCAGATCGAGCTGGGCGGCAAGCTCATCAACGCCCGCGCGTGGCTAAGCCGCTTCGGCTTCAGCGGTGATTCCCAGCAGAAGAAAATCTCCGAGCTCAGCGGTGGACAGCAGAACCGATTGAACCTGGCCCTCACGCTCAAGAGCGAATCCAACCTGCTCTTCTTCGACGAACCCACCAACGACCTCGACGTGAACACCATGCGGGCGCTGGAGGAGGCCATCGAGTCCTTCGCGGGCAGTGCGGTGGTGGTGAGTCACGACCGCTGGTTCCTGGATCGCCTCGCCACGCACATCCTGGCCTTCGAGGGCGACTCCCAGGTGCAGTTCTTCGACGGGAACTACAGCCAGTACGAGGAATACCGCAAGGACGTGCTGGGCCTGAAACCCTTCGATCCCCACCGCATCAAGTACCGGAAGCTCACGCGATGACCGAGGCCTCACCCAAGGCGGCCCGCCTGACCCTGCTGACGGCCCTGGTGGGCCTGCTGCTGGGCGGCACCGGGCTCTTCCTGGGGGTGGGCGAAGGTGTCCTGGCGCTGTGGGGCTTTGGTGCCGCCTGCCTGCTGCAGGTGGCGCCAGCTCTCAGCCTGCACGGGCGCATCCGGGATGGGCTTGGCAACAGCGGGCTCGAGCGGGAGCGCCTGACCCTGCGCTGGGTGAGTGTCCTGCTGCGCTTCCTGGCCCTGGGCCTGGCCATGGCGGCGGTCTCGGCCCTGCTGGGAGAGCGTTCGCCTCAGGCCAGCCTGGAGCTGCAGGGCCTTTCTGTGTTCGCTGTGCTGATCCTGACCGCGCTGTGGCAGGCCAAGACGGGCCTCAAGGGGGCCCACCCGAGCATCGATCAGGAGGCGGATCGCAATCTGGTGCTGGTGGAACTGGCGGCCCTCCTCCTGGTGGGCTGTGTCTTGGCCCGCTGGTTCGTCTGGGCCGATGCGGTCTGCGCCTTGGCCCAGGCCCTGTGGCTGTTCTGGACGGGGCAGGGCATGGCGAAACTGTCGGCCCTGCCGCCTGCCCGCGGCGGCTGCGGGGGCAGCTGCAGCTGCGGCTGATGAGAGTCCTGGAGCTGTTCTCCGGGCTCGGGGGCTGGCGCTACGCGCTGGGCGATCGGGGCAGGGTGATGGCGGCCTACGATGTGAATGAGGCCGCGAATGACACCTATGCGCTGAATCATGGGGAGCGCCCTCACGCCAAGGAATTGGGATCGGTGGAACCGGGGAGGCTGGCGGCCCGTGGTGCCGATACCTGGCTCCTGAGCCCGCCCTGTCAGCCCTTCTGTCGCATGGGGACCAAGCAGGGGCTGGAGGATCGCCGCTCCCAAGCCTTCCGGCACCTCATGGACGTGTTCCACCAGGCGCCGCCGGACCACCTGGTGCTGGAGAACGTGGAGGGTTTCCTGGGCTCCGATGCCCACGCCCTGCTGTCAGAGCGCGTGGGTGCCCATGGCATGCACCAGCTTGACCTGCAGGCCTGTCCCAGCCGCTTCGGCCTGCCCAACCAGCGGCCCCGGGTGTTCATCGTGGCCTCGAGAGGGCGCCTTGAACCGCTCCCGCAGCCGGACCTCCCTCCACGGCCCATCGCCGAATTCCTGGATGCGGTTGAGGACGAGCGGCTGTTCCTGAAGGCGGATGCCGAGCTGAGGCACCACCAGGGGCTCGATCTTGTGTCGCCCGCGGATCGCCGCAGCGCTTGCTTCATCGGGGGCTATGGGCGCCGCTTCGTGGGCAGCGGCTCCTTCCTGAAGACCGAGCGGGGCATCCGCCGGTTCTCACCCGCCGAGGTGGCGCGGCTCCACGGGCTGCCGGATGGTTTCCGATTTCCTGACGGGTTGTCGCTGGAAGCCCGCTACAAGCTGCTGGGCAACGGCCTCTCCATTCCCGTGGCAGCCTGGGCGCTGGCGCACCTCCGCCCCCGGTAGACTTGGACCATGCGTCTTCTGCTTTCCGCCTTCGCCCCCGAACTGGGTCCCCTTGCCGAGGCGCCACCCCTGGGCTGGGAGGTGGCCACCGTTGGCGTGGGTGCCGTCAGTGCCGCGGCGGCCACCGCGGCCCTGGTGACGGACCGCTGGCCCGAGCTGGTGGTCTTTGTGGGTACTTGCGGGCGCTATGATGAGCGCCTCTCCCTGTTTGACTGCCTCTGGGCCACAGAAGCCGTCGCGACTTCCGTGGAAGAGCTGCGCGGTGGCGCCTACCGTCCGAAGATCGAGCGCCGCCGCTGGCCTGCCACCCTGCCGGGTGCGCTGCCGGGCCATGCCGTGGCGGTGCCGCCCGCCATCACCTCCACGCGGGAAGGGGCGGCCCTCTTGGCCTCCCTGGCGCCGGTGGAGCACCTGGAGTTGACGGGGGTCTTCGAGGCCTGCCGTTTGGCGGGCGTGCCTTGTGGCGCGGCCCTGGTGGTGGTGAACGACGTGGGGCCTCAGGCTCAGGCCCAGTGGCTGGCCAACCATGAGGAAGGCAGCCGCCGTCTGGTGGCGCGGCTCAAGGAGACGGGCTTTTTCGCAGCGGGATGAAAGCCGTCGCGCCATCACCGGTTTCCATGCGCCAGCCGCCGGGTTCTGCAACAACCCGGGTTCCGCAGTGCGCGCCGGTGAGCCAGGGCTCGAGGCCCACGGCCTGAAGGGTCGCCAGCGTTTCAGCATGGGGATGCTCGAAGCGATTCTTCAGCCCCGCCGGGATGATCGCCACCTCTGGTTGCAGCGCGGCGATCCAGGCCGGATCAGACGCATTGCGGCTGCCGTGGTGGCCCACCTTCAGCAGGCGGTGGACAGAGGTGGCCTGGCCGCTTCCTGGATCTCCCAGATCGAGGAGGTCCCGTTCCTGGATGGCCATGGCGTCGCCCATGAGCCACAGCTCGCGCTCCCGCCAGGACACGCGCAGCACCGCGGACACCATGTTGGCGTCGGGCAGGCGGAAGGCCCGCGGCGGCCACCGCACGCTGAAGGCAGCCTCGCCGCGCATCCAGGCATCGCCCCGCAGCAGGCCCGAGGGGTCGCTTCCCTTGGGCCGGTAAGCCTCCCAGGGATCCTCCTCGTCGGCGGTGACCGGCACCGAGGTGCTGCTCAGCGGCCAGAGCCGCGTCAGCGTGGCCCAGCCTCCGGCATGATCGCCGTGGGGATGGGTGAGGATCAGGTGCACGGGCTCGCGCACGCCGCGTCGGCTCAGCACCCGTGCCAGCCTGCGTCCGGTCCATGGACTGGGCCCCGTATCGATGAGGGTGGCCGCTCCGCCGGGAACGCGCAGCAGCAGGGCGTCGCCCTGGCCCACATCGATGGCTTCCAGCGAAAGGGTGGTGGCTTTTCGCCCGGTGCCCCGGCAGGCCAGCAGCCCCAATGATGTGGACACGAGCAGCACCGTGAGCCAGCGGGTACGCCGCAGCCTTCCCTGCAAATGAGCGAGGAGCAGCCAACCCAACGCCAGCAGCAGCCAGGGCCAGAGGATGCCCGTGCCCAGCGGCGCGATACCGGTCAGCGAGGGCACGAGGCGATCTCCCATCCAGGTGAGGACCGCGCCGATGCCCTGGGTGAGGCCGGGCAGGGGCAGCAGGATCAGCAGGAGGCAGAGGGGCGTGAGGAAGGCCACGAGGGGCAGCACCAGCAGGTTGGCCAGGATGCCCCACCAGGGCGCGCCGCCATTCAGGAGGGCCAGGAGGGGCAGGGTGGAGAGCCAGGGCGCCGCGAGGCGGGCGAAGGATAAGGAAAGTCGGCCCAGCAGCGGTGACAGCAGCCCCGCCAGGGGTTCAGCGCCCCAGAGCAGGCCCAGGAGGGCCCACCAGGCGAGGAGGAAGCCCGGCTCCACGCCAGCGGCCGGGTGCCCCAGCAGCCAGAGCAGCAGAGCTCCATGGAGGCCCGTCACCGGCGGGAGCTTCCAACCGGTGGACCGGCCTACGGCCCAGGCCACGCCCATGAAGAGGCCTCGCCAGACCGGCGCCGAAAAGCCCACGAGGCCTGCATACAGCAGCCCCGCGGCGATGGTTCCCAGGGCCGCGCCGCGAAGGCGCAGGCGTCGAAGGAGGGCTTCCACGGCGGCCATGACCAGGGTGACCTGCAGGCCCGAGACCACCAGGATGTGGATGGTGCCGCTCTCGGCGAAAACGCTGAAATGGCCTTCGTCCGCCGGGGGAATGCCCAGGGCCAGGGCGCCCCACAAATCTTTGGCGGTGGGATCCAATGGCAGGGTCTCGAAGCGGCGCCGGGCGAAGGCCTGCAGCCGCAGCAGCCAGGAAGGCCTGGCCGGGCCGGTGATCTCCATGAGCTGGGCCGAAGCCAGGTGGATGCGGCGTGGCGATTCGTCACTGCGGGCCCGCCAGAGCGGGCGCTCGGCGAGGAAGGTTGGCGCGGGTTGAACAGGCCGCAGCTCCGCCCGGAAGCGCACGGGGGTGCCAGGCCCCGGCACGGGCTGTTCCTCGTTGGCGGGCAGTGTTAGGGGCACGCTGAGGCCTCGCATTGAGGCCGGTCCCGTCAGCTCAATCTGGCTGCGGAGCCGATCACCCTGGAACGTCCAAGGGGCGGCGATGCGGCCCTCCAACGCCTGGAAACCCACGGGCAGCGCCGCTTCCCACCGAGCCCGGTGGGCGAGGCCCAAGGTCGTGAATCCGGCCAAGGTGAAGGCCAGCGGGATCACCCTCCAGCGGCGAAAGCGAAGGAGCACCAGGGAGAGGAGCCAGGCGGTGCCTCCCGCGAGCCACCATTGGGTGGCGATGTGCCCATCCCAGCGCTCTGGCACCAGCCAGGGCAGGGCGCAGGCGGCAGCCATCGCCCAGGCCAGAGGCCAGAGCGAAGCTCCGGAGAGGCGCTGCCACAAGCTCGATCTGGAAAGCATGCGAGAGAGTGTAGCCGAGCCTGTCCAAACCTTGACAGTGGGCCTGGGGGTGGGGAACCTGAGGGCTATGAACCCAGCCCGGGCCCTCCTGGTGGACGACGATCCCACGATTCTCGAGGTGGTGGGCACCTTGCTCTCCCGCCATGGCCATGAGGTGGTGGGCACGGGTTCCGGCCTGCGGGCCGCGCAGTTTCTGCGCGGCGAACATTTCGACCTGGCCGTGGTGGATCTCATGTTGCCGGATCTCAGCGGCCTGGAATTGGCCCGCCAGGCCGTGGCCAAGCCCGACACAGTGGTGGTGGTGTTGTCTGGATCGACCTCGGTGGAAACCGCCCTGCAGGCCATGAAGATGGGCATCTACGACTACGTGCCCAAGCCTTTCCGGCTCGAGGCGTTGGAGCACACCCTTCTGCGTGCCATCGAGAAATCCCAGCTGAACCAGGAGAACAAGCGGCTCCGTGAGCAGATCCAAGGGCAGACGCCGGGCCCACAGATGGTGGGCCGTTCCGAGGTCTGGCAGAACCTGCAGGCCCTGTTGCGCCGCGTGGCACCCACGCCCTCCACGGTGCTCATCACGGGGCCCTCGGGCACCGGCAAGGAGCTGGCCGCCAAGGCCATCCATCAGTGGAGCCCCCGGGCGCGAGGCCCTTTCGTGCCCATCCACTGCGGAGCCATTCCTGAAAACCTGCTGGAGGACGAGCTCTTCGGCCATGTGCGCGGCGCCTACACGGATGCGCGCACCGACCGCCCGGGGCGTTTCCAGCAGGCCGAAGGCGGCACCCTCTTCCTGGATGAAATCGGAACCATGCCCCTGAACCTGCAGGTGAAGCTCCTGCGGGTCATCCAGGAGCGGGAGTTCACCCCGCTGGGTTCCAGCCGCACCCTGAAAGCGGACTTCCGTCTGCTGGCGGCCACCAATGAGGATCTGGCCAGCCTCGTGGAACAGAAGCGGTTCCGAGAGGATCTTTTCTACCGCCTCAACGTGATTCCCATTCAGTTGCACCCGCTGCGAGACCACCCCCAGGACATCCCGGTGCTGGTGGCTCACTTCGCCCGTAAGTTCGCACGGGAACTGGGTCAGCCCCTCAAGCAGGTGGAGCCTGCCGCGCTGCAGGCCCTGGAGGCCTACGGCTGGCCGGGCAATGTGCGCGAACTGGAGAACGCCGTGGAGCGGGCCATGGCCCTGGGCTCCGACCCCGAGCGTTTGCTGCTCCAGGATCTGCCTGCGCCCATCGCCGGTGTGCTGCCTTCCGTGGCCTTTCCCCGGCTGCCCCAGGATCAGGATCTGGGGCGCTTCCTGGAGGGCCTGGAACGCCACCTGATCTTGGAATCGCTTCAGGCCACGGGCTGGAACAAGAGCGAGACCTCCCGGCGCCTCGGCATGCGCCGGACCACCCTCCTCCATCGGCTGCGGGCCCTCAACATTCCGCTGGATCCCATGGGCGAGGCCGAGTCCACCCTGGTCCGAGAGGTGCATTGATGCGTGTTCCAACCCTGTCGGCGCTGGCCCTGCTGCTGGCCTGCGGCTCCCTGGCGGCCTGGTCGCCCAAGGTTCATGAGGCTC
This sequence is a window from Geothrix sp. PMB-07. Protein-coding genes within it:
- the ppdK gene encoding pyruvate, phosphate dikinase; translation: MGKGVYTFGGNRNEGSASMRNLLGGKGCNLAEMAGLGIPVPPGFTLTTEQCGAYYTNDRQLAEGLKTEVLEALKWLEGVRGCGFGSTENPLLLSVRSGARVSMPGMMDTVLNLGLNDQTVAALERASGNPRFAWDSYRRFITMYSNVVLNVEHALFEAELERAKERLGKHEDTELTAEDWRGMVAAFKDIVHEETGHAFPQDPMEQLWGAIRAVFESWNTGRAITYRRLNRIPDDWGTGVNVQSMVFGNMGDDCGTGVAFTRDPATGERLFYGEYLINAQGEDVVAGIRTPQPITRSQAAGTGLKSLEEAMPTSFKELDATCQRLEQHFKDMQDIEFTIERGKLYLLQTRNGKRTAMAGIRIAIDLVDEGLIDSGTALKRIDADSLSQLLAPVFDPREKDRLRKEGKLLTKGLNAGPGAATGRIALTAEQAEKMAEEGPVVLVRVETSPEDISGMVASQGILTARGGMTSHAAVVARGMGKPCVCGASAVQIDLARGLVKVGEHELKAGQDWISMDGSTGEVFIGKLSAHPSEVNQVLVDGRLKADESELYQRFAKIMAWSHKAKRMKVRTNADTPHDAAVARAFGAEGIGLCRTEHMFFEGDRIIAVREMILASDIEGRKKALAKLLPMQREDFEGIFTAMNGLPVNIRLLDPPLHEFLPQDEPGQREMAEVLGVDLGTVERRVAQLHEFNPMMGHRGCRLGITFPEIIRMQVRAITEAALNVAAKGVKALPEIMVPLIGTVRELAYTKNEMLDEIAQVNKERGTQFACPIGTMIEIPRAAITADKIAQEAEFFSFGTNDLTQMGFGFSRDDAGTFLPEYVGKKILEDDPFQSLDQEGIGELVRIACDKGRASRPGIKLGVCGEHGGDPRSVVFFHGVGLNYVSCSPYRVPIATLAAAQAALS
- the ettA gene encoding energy-dependent translational throttle protein EttA, translating into MAKTVSDQPEIIYSMMRVSKIYNNKPVIKDISLSYFYGAKIGVLGLNGSGKSTVLRIMAGVDHDFNGEAVLSKGYTTGILDQEPQLDPNKTVREIVEEGAAEQVAWMKEYNEIGDKFADPDADMDALLARQGELQEKIDAHDCWDLDSRLEQAMDALRCPDPDTKISVLSGGERRRVALCRLLLQKPDILLLDEPTNHLDAETVAWLEKHLQDYAGTVIAVTHDRYFLDHVAEWILELDRGEGIPWKGNYSSWLEQKQNRLAREEKSDQKRQKTLERELEWIRMSPKGQHAKSKDRIANYERLAGEEGRQKEQELEIYIPSGPRLGDLVAELNGVSKSYGDRVLFENLSFAIPRAGILGVIGPNGAGKSTLLRLLTGQEQPDAGSIRLGETVRMAYVDQLRANLNLEKNVFEAVSGGYEQIELGGKLINARAWLSRFGFSGDSQQKKISELSGGQQNRLNLALTLKSESNLLFFDEPTNDLDVNTMRALEEAIESFAGSAVVVSHDRWFLDRLATHILAFEGDSQVQFFDGNYSQYEEYRKDVLGLKPFDPHRIKYRKLTR
- a CDS encoding DNA cytosine methyltransferase; the protein is MRVLELFSGLGGWRYALGDRGRVMAAYDVNEAANDTYALNHGERPHAKELGSVEPGRLAARGADTWLLSPPCQPFCRMGTKQGLEDRRSQAFRHLMDVFHQAPPDHLVLENVEGFLGSDAHALLSERVGAHGMHQLDLQACPSRFGLPNQRPRVFIVASRGRLEPLPQPDLPPRPIAEFLDAVEDERLFLKADAELRHHQGLDLVSPADRRSACFIGGYGRRFVGSGSFLKTERGIRRFSPAEVARLHGLPDGFRFPDGLSLEARYKLLGNGLSIPVAAWALAHLRPR
- a CDS encoding phosphorylase; the protein is MRLLLSAFAPELGPLAEAPPLGWEVATVGVGAVSAAAATAALVTDRWPELVVFVGTCGRYDERLSLFDCLWATEAVATSVEELRGGAYRPKIERRRWPATLPGALPGHAVAVPPAITSTREGAALLASLAPVEHLELTGVFEACRLAGVPCGAALVVVNDVGPQAQAQWLANHEEGSRRLVARLKETGFFAAG